CGACAGGATCGACGTCTTCGACACGACCCGGCCGGCATGGCGCATCAGGTATTCGAGCAGGGCGAACTCGCGCGGGCGGAGCTCGATTGGCTGCGATCCGCGCTGCACGCGGCGCGTCAGCAGGTCGAGCGAGAGGTCGGCGACGGTCAGCCGGGTCGGTTCGGCGGCGCCGCTGGCGCGCCGGATCAGCGCCTGCACGCGGGCGAGCAGCTCGGCGAAGGCAAAGGGCTTCGTCAGGTAGTCGTCCCCGCCGGCCTGGAGGCCGCGGACGCGATCGTCCACGCTCCGGCGCGCGCTGAGGATCAGAACCGGCGTGCGAACGCCGCGCGCGCGCAGGGCGTCGATGAGCGCCAGGCCGTCCATCCGGGGCAGCATGACGTCGACGATCGCCGCATCATGGCCGCCGGACAGCGCGCGCTCGAGGCCGGTCCGGCCGTCGGCGGCGGCCTCCACGACGAAGCCGGCCTCCTTCAATCCCTTCCCGACGAAATCCGCGATGGTCGGATCGTCCTCGACGAGCAGCACCCGCACTGCTTCATGATGCGCCAAGCGAACGCTCCGCCGCCATCGGCGTGCGGGCGCCGCGTATCGATCCCATTCGCGCAAGCCGCGGCTGCTCGGTCTGGCGATCGTGTAAGACGCGCCACGTTGTCGTCATTGCCGACGGTCCGGACGCCGTGCCCCGGACCGGTTCCGCGCCCCTCAAGCCACTGCCGGGCTAAGACTTAGGGACGGGCGCCCTGGGCCGGAATGAGCGTTGCTGCTCACCTCATCCGGAGGACAGATGCGCAAAGGTCTCGGACCCCTTCTCGCGGTGATGCTGTTGTCGGCGGCGTGCGGCCGCAGCACACCCACATCTCCCACGAATGCGGCGCCGTCAGGATCGTCGGCCACGATCACCGGCATGGTGCAAGGCGCCGCCAGCTCGCTGCTGGCAGCGTCCGCCGGTGCGTCCCTGTCGGGCGTCACGGTGTCGGTGGTCGGCACGTCGATCAGCGCGGTCGCCGACGTGGCGGGCCGCTTCACGCTGACCAACGTCCCGCCGGGATCGGTGCAGCTGCAGCTCACGGGCGGCGGCGCGAACGCGACCGTCTCGCTGAGCCCCGTCTCGGCGCAGCAGACCGTCGACGTCGTCCTGGCGGTGTCCGGCACCACCGCCACCGTCGAGAGCGAAGTGCGCAGCGGCACGTCCGAAGCGCAGCTCGAAGGGCGCGTCGAATCGCTGCCCCCGACGCAGCCCGCGCTCACGTTCAAGGCGGCCGGCCGGACCGTCCGCACCGACTCGTCGACGCGCTTCGTGGACGGCAGCCAGACGCGCGCCTTCAGCGATCTCCGCATCGGCATGCGGGTGCACGCGAAGGGATCGCTGAGCGGCGATACGTTCAATGCGACGCTGGTCGAGCTGCAGAACAGCAA
This region of Vicinamibacterales bacterium genomic DNA includes:
- a CDS encoding response regulator transcription factor, which produces MRVLLVEDDPTIADFVGKGLKEAGFVVEAAADGRTGLERALSGGHDAAIVDVMLPRMDGLALIDALRARGVRTPVLILSARRSVDDRVRGLQAGGDDYLTKPFAFAELLARVQALIRRASGAAEPTRLTVADLSLDLLTRRVQRGSQPIELRPREFALLEYLMRHAGRVVSKTSILSHVWGYNFDPNTNVVDVLVSRLRERIDRPFAVKLLHTVRGAGYILRPPS